Proteins encoded in a region of the Streptomyces sp. PCS3-D2 genome:
- a CDS encoding MFS transporter yields MATTPAPTEPRSRPQQTRSVLRDVAFLRLWAGTTASGLATWALPFVLGLAVLERELGAAGLGLVLAARTAGFLAAVAVGGVLADRHSRRAVVLWSALAAAAAAPLLAAGLGRSLLLMTAAAALAGAGQGACRPAFQALTAEVVDAGRRQQANAATTLAVRASTLAGPALTALLAAFTDVATLLLGIGLLWLVAALLPGRGSASGAPDADRPQRASLRAEFVDGIREARRHPWFLAGLAGLVAVIALGYSATSVALPLISRDRYGTEWVLAAAMTAYTVGALGGALVTARFRPRSQGWAAFAGLAAYGFAPLSLVLPVHPGVVVGAYAVAGIGIELFNVPWFTATQREVAPDKLARVSSLDFLVSYGLAPVGLALIAPAIEVFGATPVLGVCAAACFLVPAAAALVPTARHFGRPPARPAG; encoded by the coding sequence GTGGCGACCACACCTGCCCCCACGGAGCCCAGGAGCCGTCCACAGCAGACGCGTTCCGTCCTGCGCGACGTCGCCTTCCTGCGCCTGTGGGCTGGCACCACCGCCTCCGGGCTCGCGACCTGGGCCCTGCCCTTCGTACTGGGCCTCGCGGTCCTGGAGCGCGAACTGGGCGCGGCCGGCCTCGGCCTCGTCCTCGCGGCGCGCACCGCCGGCTTCCTCGCCGCCGTGGCCGTCGGCGGGGTGCTGGCCGACCGCCACTCCCGGCGGGCCGTCGTCCTGTGGTCGGCCCTGGCCGCCGCGGCCGCCGCGCCCCTCCTCGCCGCCGGACTGGGGCGCTCCCTGCTGCTGATGACCGCGGCCGCAGCCCTGGCCGGCGCCGGGCAGGGAGCCTGCCGCCCCGCCTTCCAGGCACTCACGGCCGAGGTCGTCGACGCCGGCCGCAGGCAGCAGGCCAACGCCGCGACGACCCTGGCCGTGCGCGCCTCCACACTGGCCGGGCCGGCCCTGACCGCGCTGCTCGCGGCCTTCACCGATGTCGCGACCCTGCTGCTCGGCATCGGCCTGCTCTGGCTGGTCGCCGCGCTCCTGCCGGGCCGGGGGTCCGCGTCCGGCGCCCCGGACGCGGACCGGCCGCAGCGCGCCTCGCTGCGCGCCGAGTTCGTCGACGGCATACGCGAGGCCCGCCGCCACCCCTGGTTCCTCGCGGGACTCGCAGGCCTGGTCGCCGTGATCGCGCTCGGCTACTCCGCCACCAGCGTCGCCCTGCCCCTGATCAGCCGTGACCGCTACGGCACCGAGTGGGTGCTGGCCGCCGCCATGACCGCCTACACGGTCGGCGCGCTCGGCGGGGCCCTGGTCACCGCCCGCTTCCGGCCGCGCTCCCAGGGCTGGGCCGCCTTCGCGGGCCTGGCCGCCTACGGCTTCGCGCCGCTGAGCCTGGTGCTCCCGGTCCACCCGGGCGTGGTCGTCGGCGCCTACGCGGTCGCCGGGATCGGCATCGAGCTGTTCAACGTGCCCTGGTTCACCGCCACCCAGCGCGAAGTCGCCCCGGACAAGCTCGCCCGGGTCTCCTCGCTGGACTTCCTCGTGTCCTACGGCCTGGCCCCGGTGGGCCTGGCGCTCATCGCCCCGGCCATCGAGGTCTTCGGGGCGACCCCGGTCCTCGGCGTCTGCGCCGCGGCCTGCTTCCTGGTCCCCGCGGCGGCTGCACTGGTGCCCACCGCACGGCACTTCGGGCGGCCGCCGGCACGGCCCGCCGGCTGA
- a CDS encoding ABC transporter substrate-binding protein → MRHRTRTGLALTLVLASAAAAGCSAGGGTDRRAEGTPSAPTTVTSCGGRLSFDGPPKRTVALDQSSTETLLELGLHDRMAGTANLKTKIPAQYRDAYAKVPVIAPKIATGEQLRAATPDFVVAGSTDLYTKDRAGTREELAALKVPAFVSAVDCPQHNEPGKSPFELLFSDYEALGRIFGAEERAAALAREQRAAVAEAGRSAAGAGAGAGKQPTVVYLYSVFNGMPYVAGRTGLPSEMSRIVGAKNAFDDVEEDWPEVSWEEVARRDPDFIVIGDLSERGRPGDSAAEKRRAMAEDPVVSRLAAVRGNRIVEVPGIELDPSVRSVHTLGLLAGAMKDLGYAR, encoded by the coding sequence ATGCGCCATCGCACCCGAACCGGCCTCGCCCTGACCCTCGTTCTCGCATCCGCGGCCGCCGCCGGCTGCTCGGCCGGCGGCGGCACGGACCGCAGGGCGGAGGGCACGCCCTCCGCCCCTACCACCGTCACCAGTTGCGGCGGACGGCTGTCCTTCGACGGCCCCCCGAAGCGCACCGTCGCCCTGGACCAGTCCTCCACCGAGACCCTGCTGGAACTGGGCCTCCACGACCGGATGGCCGGAACCGCCAATCTCAAGACGAAGATCCCCGCGCAGTACCGGGACGCGTACGCGAAGGTCCCGGTCATCGCCCCCAAGATCGCGACGGGTGAGCAACTGCGTGCCGCCACACCGGATTTCGTCGTGGCCGGCTCCACCGACCTCTATACGAAGGACCGGGCGGGCACCCGGGAGGAGCTGGCGGCGCTGAAGGTCCCCGCCTTCGTCAGCGCCGTGGACTGCCCCCAGCACAACGAGCCCGGGAAGTCCCCCTTCGAACTGCTCTTCTCCGACTACGAGGCGCTGGGCCGGATCTTCGGCGCCGAGGAACGGGCCGCCGCCCTCGCCCGGGAACAGCGGGCCGCCGTCGCCGAGGCCGGCCGGAGCGCGGCCGGGGCCGGGGCCGGGGCCGGGAAGCAACCCACCGTCGTCTACCTCTACTCGGTCTTCAACGGCATGCCGTACGTCGCCGGGCGGACCGGACTGCCCAGCGAGATGAGCCGGATCGTCGGCGCGAAGAACGCCTTCGACGACGTGGAGGAGGACTGGCCTGAGGTGTCCTGGGAGGAAGTCGCCAGGCGCGACCCGGACTTCATCGTGATCGGCGACCTGTCCGAACGCGGCCGGCCCGGTGACAGCGCCGCGGAGAAGCGCAGGGCGATGGCGGAGGACCCGGTGGTGTCCCGGCTGGCGGCGGTGCGCGGCAACCGGATCGTCGAGGTGCCCGGCATCGAGCTGGACCCCTCCGTGCGCTCCGTGCACACGCTGGGCCTGCTGGCGGGCGCGATGAAGGACCTCGGATATGCCCGCTGA
- a CDS encoding iron ABC transporter permease: protein MPADVAGRAGPAGPAVAKGLSTGACADLLHPSARTPGAAVTAPAPAPAASPRGPARAGPLLASALVLAVSVAAATRVGTAEVGWTDLARVLGSRLGLDVEALPPLLDSLVWDLRLPRVLMAALVGASLAVCGTVLQAVTRNALADPYLLGVSSGAGAGAVAVVVLGAGAGTLGITGGALAGALLAFAGLLLLLRRTGLDSVRIVLTGVVVGQLFTALTSLALMASADADTTRAVTHWLLGSLAPARWDAVLVCAIVTPLGLAAAWLCANALDGLAFGADTAASLGIGVRRTRMLLLVVTAALTSVAVATVGAIGFVGLIVPHGVRFLAGPLHRALLPHAALAGAVFLVWTDALARVAFAPREVPVGVITALIGVPLFLLVLRRRGEL from the coding sequence ATGCCCGCTGACGTGGCCGGCCGGGCCGGACCGGCGGGACCGGCTGTGGCGAAGGGCCTGTCGACGGGCGCGTGCGCCGACCTGCTGCACCCCTCGGCCCGCACGCCGGGGGCGGCCGTCACCGCGCCGGCCCCGGCGCCCGCGGCGTCCCCCCGCGGACCCGCGCGGGCCGGACCGCTCCTCGCCTCGGCCCTCGTCCTGGCCGTCTCGGTGGCGGCCGCCACCCGTGTCGGCACCGCCGAGGTGGGGTGGACCGACCTGGCCCGGGTGCTCGGGTCGCGGCTCGGGCTGGACGTCGAGGCGCTGCCGCCGCTGCTGGACTCGCTCGTGTGGGACCTGCGGCTGCCGCGGGTCCTGATGGCGGCCCTGGTCGGTGCCTCGCTGGCGGTCTGCGGCACGGTGCTCCAGGCGGTCACGCGCAACGCGCTCGCCGACCCGTACCTGCTCGGGGTCTCCTCGGGTGCCGGAGCAGGCGCGGTCGCCGTGGTCGTCCTCGGTGCGGGCGCGGGCACCCTCGGGATCACCGGCGGCGCGCTCGCCGGGGCGCTGCTCGCCTTCGCGGGCCTGCTGCTCCTGCTGCGCCGCACCGGGCTGGACTCGGTCCGCATCGTGCTGACCGGCGTGGTCGTCGGCCAGCTCTTCACCGCGCTGACCTCGCTCGCCCTGATGGCCTCGGCCGACGCCGACACCACCCGCGCCGTCACCCACTGGCTGCTGGGCTCGCTGGCCCCGGCCCGCTGGGACGCCGTGCTGGTCTGCGCGATCGTCACGCCCCTGGGGCTGGCCGCAGCCTGGCTGTGCGCGAACGCCCTCGACGGGCTCGCCTTCGGCGCGGACACCGCCGCCTCCCTGGGGATCGGCGTACGGCGCACCCGGATGCTGCTGCTCGTGGTGACGGCCGCGCTCACCTCGGTCGCGGTGGCCACCGTCGGCGCCATCGGTTTCGTGGGGCTGATCGTGCCGCACGGGGTGCGTTTCCTGGCCGGACCGCTGCACCGGGCGCTGCTGCCGCATGCGGCGCTCGCGGGCGCGGTGTTCCTGGTGTGGACCGACGCCCTGGCGCGGGTGGCCTTCGCCCCCCGGGAGGTGCCCGTCGGTGTGATCACCGCGCTCATCGGCGTCCCGCTGTTCCTGCTCGTCCTGCGCCGGAGGGGGGAGCTGTGA
- a CDS encoding ABC transporter ATP-binding protein: MRISAEGLSWSVSGTPVVRGIGLDIAPGETVGLLGANGSGKSSLLRCLAGLRVPDAGTVRYDGVPVGDLGPRAIARRVAFVAQDSGLDTDLRVADVVGLGRTPFRDRWRGPDAHDRAVVAAALDRVGLGALAGRPWRNLSGGERQRAHIARAFAQQPYALLLDEPTNHLDVKHQLELMELLAATDQTVLVALHDLTLAARHCDRLLLVHDGALVASGAPDTVLTSENLARVFEVDAELRTDALGRPSVTYRGPLRGTAPASPSALRQGTR, translated from the coding sequence GTGAGGATCAGCGCCGAGGGGCTGAGCTGGTCGGTGTCGGGCACTCCCGTCGTCCGCGGGATCGGACTGGACATCGCACCAGGGGAGACCGTGGGGCTGCTCGGCGCCAACGGCTCGGGCAAGTCCTCGCTGCTGCGCTGCCTGGCCGGGCTGCGGGTGCCGGACGCGGGCACGGTCCGCTACGACGGCGTGCCCGTGGGGGACCTCGGCCCCCGGGCGATCGCCCGCCGGGTCGCCTTCGTCGCCCAGGACTCCGGCCTCGACACCGACCTGCGCGTCGCCGACGTCGTCGGGCTGGGCCGGACCCCCTTCCGCGACCGCTGGCGCGGCCCGGACGCGCACGACCGGGCCGTGGTCGCCGCCGCGCTCGACCGCGTCGGACTCGGCGCGCTCGCCGGGCGCCCCTGGCGGAACCTGTCCGGCGGCGAGCGTCAACGGGCCCACATCGCCCGCGCCTTCGCCCAGCAGCCCTATGCACTGCTCCTCGACGAACCCACCAACCACCTCGACGTGAAACATCAGTTGGAACTGATGGAGCTGCTCGCCGCCACCGACCAGACGGTCCTCGTCGCCCTGCACGACCTGACTCTGGCCGCCCGCCACTGCGACCGGCTGCTGCTCGTACACGACGGCGCGCTGGTCGCCTCCGGCGCCCCCGACACCGTCCTGACCTCCGAGAACCTCGCCCGGGTCTTCGAGGTGGACGCCGAACTCCGCACCGACGCCCTGGGCAGGCCGTCGGTCACCTACCGCGGTCCCCTCCGGGGCACCGCTCCCGCCTCCCCGTCCGCTCTCCGACAAGGAACCCGATGA